The DNA segment GCCATTTTGGGGGTGTAGCATGCTGCGCTCCTGAAATGGTGCTTTTTTTGGATTTTAAGATTCGTATTGATTGATAGACTTGACCTTTTGTTTTGAATTTACTAGACTTTTTGATTCTGATACTTTTCCCACAATACTGAAAAAAAACCTTTAGCATTCAATAGCCAAAGGAAAAAATGATTCAAATAACTCACAACTTCTATCTACAAGTCAATTTTTTTTAATGATTTTTGCAGGATTTCCACCAACTACAACATTAACAGGAATATCTTTTGATAAATCTATCATATATTTACTAATTTACTTAAAAAAAGCTTCTTCGCTATTTAGTATTTAGTTCAAACAACTATGTAGGTTTCAGAACTCAATCAATTATTCTTGTAACAGGTGGTGAATGCTGAGCGAGCAATTGAACTCATTCCTTTGTCCGGTTTGGTTTTTCGCTTGTTTTAATCAATATGTAGAATCCTGACATTAAGCTAAAATGGTAGCATCAATTGAACCCTAGAAAATTGTCTTGTCAACACTAAATAGCGAAGAGCCTAAAAAAATGAAGAGAGTTCAAAGATTAGTTGAAAAATAATTCTACTCCAATAGCTTTCTATCCTTAGATTTCCACAATAAAAAAGCTATTTCAACGGAGTTAACAAGTCGAAATAGCTTTTTTAAAAATACTCTTACAAATTTTCTAAAAATAATCGAACTACATCGGCTCCCCCGATAAAAGTTCCTAAAGAACTCCCGACATTAGCTAATACGACGATCAACAAAATTCGGGTAACTTTATTGCCCCAAAGTCCTTTCATGGTTAACACATCATCTGCAAGTGTTTCAAAGTCGCCTACATTAGGTCTTCGTAAATAAGCTTGTACAAATCCGGCAAACCAGCCGGCAGCGATCAGAGGATTAAGTGAAGTAATCGGTGCAGCTACGAACGCTGTCAGAATTGCGAGAGGATGCCCTAAAGCAATCGCTGTTCCAATCGCAGAAAACGAACCATTCCAAAGCACCCAACTTAAAGTTTGCTGAACCCCTGCAGAGGGATTCATGAGGAATGTATAGGTAATAACCGCTAGGATTATGACCGGGATTCCCCAACCAATTACTTTTGGCAAGATGGACTTTTTCGGACGCTCGGATAATCGGGTTAAATCATGTTTCTTCTTGATTTCTTGTTTAATGCCAGGAACATGAGCTGCCCCTAAAACGGCGACTATTTTCTTACCAGGAGCCTCTTTGATTTTCTGTGATAAATATTGATCACGTTCATCAATGAGTGGCGTTTTTAACTTAGGAAAAGTTTCTGTGAATTCATTCAGCATCGAGTCAAGCATATCTTGAGATTTCATTTTCTCAAGCTCTTCTTCTGAGATTGTTTCTTTACTAAAGATGCTATAAATCAATTGCATCATGAGCTTTGCTTTTCCAGTCAAACCCACTCCGCTCCAAATACGAGCAAAGGTTATTTGAATATTTCTGTCAGCGAGCACAAGATCTGCTCCTACTTCTTTTGCAGATTCAATTCCTTGAATCATTTCTTGTCCCGCTTGAATCCCTAATTGTTTTGCCATTCTTCTTTGGAATGAAGAAATAACAAGATTCATTAAGAGTAAAGTTGCTTTTCGTTCCTTAATAACTTTAAAAATATCGGTGTTTTTCCACTTATCTCCATCAATGATGGATTGATAGCGCTGCTCATCAAGTTCCACACAAACACTATCTGGTTTTTCCGCTTCAATCACGGCTTTCACTTGCTCGGCGCTTTGCTTGGAAACATGCGCGGTGCCAATGAGAATAAATTCTTTCCCATCTAGTTCTATTCTCGTAATGTTTTTTTCGTTTTCCATCGACATAGACTACCTTCCTTTTATCCGTTGACTGAATCACAGAACATGAATTTCATCCTATTTTATCATGAAAAAAAAGTTTGAGGGAAAAATGAATGACATTTGTTTAAATCGATTCAAGCTCAGAAACAGTTCGCTCATTCACTTCTTCACCTGTATTTAATGTAGATTTTGGCTCAACAAATAGCACATGTACCTCTTCTTCTGCTACTGGTAGATGCTCAACACCCTTAGGGATAATCAAAAATTCCCCCTCGTTTAACCAAACGTCTCTATCTCGAAATTTTATCAGTAATTTCCCCTTAATGACAAGAAACATCTCATCTTCTTGTTCATGTTGATGCCAAACAAATTCTCCATGCAATTTTGCTAACTTCACATGTGCATCATTCACTTCTCCGACAATTTTTGGACTCCAATGTTCGGTAAACATAGAAAGTTTTTCTTTTATAATTACTTTTTCCATAAAAATCATCCTCTCTCCCAGTTTTCTTCTTCCGTTCAATACAGGAAAATCTGTTAATCAATGTAATCATACATCATGAATCTACTAACCACTTATAGTCTTCCAATAAGCATCGGACCCATAATGTTTGTATACGAATCTCATCGTTTGTTCATTTCGTGATAAATGATTGACATGATTTCCCAGATGAAACCCCTCGGAAAATACAAGATTGAACTCCATCTCTAAAGATTTTATTTCATACTTTCATGAATTTAAAGGAGGATACAATCTATCTCTACTCATTGAATCATCAAAATTTCCTTAATATCTTCTTCGGTAAGTCCAGATGACGCTTTTTCATCAGGATCAATTAACTCTTCAATGAGATGGCGTTTTTTCTCCTGAAGTTCATTCATCTTCTCTTCAATTGTCCCACTGGCAATAAGTTTAATGACTTGAACGATGTTTCTTTGCCCCATGCGATGGGCACGATCGGCTGCTTGTTCTTCTACAGCCGGATTCCACCATGTGTCGAATAATATCACGGTATCCGCACTAGGCAAATTGAGTCCGGTGCCACCGGCTTTCAACGAAATTAAAAAAACATCTCGTTCACCGACGTTATAACGATGACATAACTCTACACGCTCTTCGGAAGGAGTGGACCCGTCTAAGTAGAAGTAGGGCATTCCTTTGGTGGCCAACTCTCGTCCGATTATTCCTAACATTTTAGTGAATTGGGAAAAAATCAACACCCGCCTACCCGAATTTTTCGCTTCCTCGAGAACATTCATGAGTTGTGTCAATTTTGATGAACCACCTTGATAACCATCCACAAAAAGACCCGGATGACAACAAATTTGGCGTAATCTTGTAATACCAGCCAATATTTTTATGCGATTTTTCGAGAGTGTATCCTTGTCTAAATGCTTCAAGGTATCTTGACGAAGCTTGGCCAAATACGCAGCGTAGAGTTTTTTCTGTTGGGGATAAAGTTCCACATTTTCTCGATATTCCTGCTTTTGCGGCAGCTCAGCAAGTACATCTTCCTTTACTCTTCGAAGCATAAAAGGACGAACTCTGCGTGCAATGGTTCTTCTTGTCAGCTGACTGTATTCTTTTAAACCTAGGAATAATTGTGGAAACACCACATGAAAAATCGACCACAACTCTTCGATTGAATTCTCAACAGGTGTTCCTGTGAGAGCAAAGCGGTGAGTCGCTTGGATTTTTTTGACTGCTCGAGCTGTTTGGGTTACTGGGTTCTTAAATGCTTGCGCTTCGTCGAAAAAAACAGCAGAAAATGTTTGTTTTTCATACCATAAAATATCGCGACGAATAATTGGATACGATGTAATCACTACATCCGCCTGAGCGCTTTCCATCTGTTTGCTTTTCCGCTGAGTAAGGTTGCCATCGAGCACTTTGACTTGAATGTCGGGAGTGAATTTAGCAAATTCATTTCGCCAGTTATATGTTAAAGATGAAGGACAAACAATCAATGCTGGTTTTTTGTCACGACGAATATCGTTTAGAATGGACTGTAGGAAGGTAATGCTTTGCAGTGTTTTACCAAGCCCCATGTCATCAGCCAAAATGCCTCCAAATCCATAATGAGCGATTGTTTTCATCCATTGATAGCCCTGTATTTGATAGTCTCTTAAAATTGGTTTGATCGTTTGTGGAACCTCGAATAACAAACTACCAGGATCACGAATACTGTTAAGAAAGTCACGAAATGATTCCTCTAATGCAAATCCCTCACTAGAATCTACCGTGTCCAATAGCTCTAGACATTGATTCATCGGTAGGTCTAGACCATTTGCTAGACTTTGCTTTTCTATTCCAGGATGGAGAAGAAATCGTTGAATTTCCTCTACCTCCCTCGTTTCAAGCGACAGTAAGGAACCATTTCGCAACCGATAATATTTCCGCTTTTCTTCTAATGCCGAGAGAAGTTGGTGAATCTCTCTTTCGGGAATATCGTCCATTTCAAATTTAAATTCGAGCCAGTTCGTCCGTTCTCGTTTGACTTTTACACGAATTTGCGGGCGGGCATTCCCTCTGAAAATTCGATTTCGAACCGCCGTCGTCGCATAAATCCCGACCAATTTTTGCAGCTTTGGGACGGTGTAAGTCAAAAAGTCATACTCCAATTCTTCATTATGTAAAAAGTAACCGCCCTCCGTCTTCGCGAAAGAGCTCTCTTCCATATAAGACAGAATTTTTTCTTCCTTCTCTACATCGCGGACGACCATTGTACCATTTGGGAGTTCTCTGTTTTCCAATGGATTCAACAAGACATGTTCATATTGAAATTCAAGTCCTGCTAGTAATCGATTTTTCACCCGGTCCAAATAGAGCTTTGCCACCAGTGGCGTTTTCATAAACTGAGTAGTAATACTAGGGGCGATGGTCACTTTCCCTATTTTTTTTAAATCCATCGCTACTTTTTCTAAGAAGAAACTCATCTTTTCTTCTGGGATCCTTATTTCAGTCATCCTAGAATCCTCCAACATCCCCTTAAGTTCGGATAAACGGTCAAATTCCTCCTGCTTTAACAGGTGAAGAGCCCCGTCGTGATAGACCAGATGATAGAGAGTCAACAGCACCATTCTATTTAAACCTGTAATTTTCAGTGTATAGCCATGGTTCTTTCTTTCGGAAAAGTCGAATGCTAAGGGGATAGGTTCTTTCGATATTCGCAAGCCTTGGACTGATTTGCCTTCCATTTCTAGTGTTACATCTGGTGCTTTTGTCAATAAGTTCATTAACTCTTCCCATGATGAGGGTGGAATTAAGAGGGTGGACGGTAAAGAGTCGAGTGTATTCTGATCATCATGATCTGCCATATACAGTTTTTCGTCCTGAATCACGGTCATGAGTTTCCGGAGAATTGCCTCGGTCTCTGATTGAAAACAATGAGCCTTTGGATTGTATAAAAATTCATGTGAAAGCTTGTAGATGCGCCCCGCTTTAATATTGAACAGGAAATCCCGAATGTTTTCTACTTTTGTTGAGTTCATCTTGATGTCAATTCCGAATAAGTGCCGGTCCCCTCCCATCGAATGGACGGAACAGATTAATTCTAGCTCCAGGACTTCTCTCGTTTCAAAGTGGCGCTGATGAGCACTTGAACGGACCCCAGATGGATGAAAAAGCGTCAAAAAGTCCTCCGTTAAATCATTTGAATTCGATTTTCGTTGGATACTATTTAAAGCAATCAGAACAGCAGCTACATGCTGACAGTCTAGGTCGAAGGATGCAAGTTTTGGACAACTACAGCTTGTTTGCAGGTCTTCATTAGAATCCAAGTTGACAGTAACATGAAAATCGTCTGAACCGATGACGGTTGCCTTACAGTGTTGAGTATCGGTCTCCTCGATTTGCACTTTTCCCTGCTTGTAGTAACTCTCTCCGCGTTTGAAGGAAACGGTCCCACATTGGTCGATGATGAGTTTTTGATTAATTTTGATGTTCATGTGATTGGCTCCTTCTCTGGGACAAAGGGAGAGGTACCTTGTCTTATTTTGTAGTCAAACAATTCTATGAAAAACGAATATTTAATTTTGGGATTGAATTTGATTAGGGGTTGATTGATTTTGTATTGGTGTGTTAGGAGGACATTGAAAGAATTATACTCTCAATGCCCTCAAACTTACCAAATATCAATCTCTCAAATTAATTTAGCCGTGTTATTCTGAGAGACATGATTTCATTTTAACATGAAAATTTTAGGGCAAGGCAACCTAACTGTCGTCATGTGCCAAATACTTATCCATACGGATGTCAGACCACATTTTACCTTGCCAATAGGTGAAGTCATTAATACGGCCAATTTCTTGGTAGCCTAACTTTTGATAGAGCTTCTGTGCTTGCTGATTAAATTCGAATACACCTAATTCAATCCGTTGAAGACCTTGCGCCTTTATTTGTTCCTCTAAATACTGTAAAGCTAAGAAACCAATTCCTTTGCCTCTCCCTTCTTTCTCTCCGATTGTAATACCAATCCAGGCCGTTCGAGGCTCTTTTTTAAAAAGATGAGCTGGATCAATCATATAATTCATCTCCCCAATCAGCTTATCGTCTAAATAAATGAGGAAGATTTGATGATGTGCGAGCCGTTTTGATAAATCCTCATGGTTCATAAGCCCACGTCGTTCTAATTCTTCTTTATTTTGATTTGGCCGAGTTAACGGGATTAACAAGGAATCGTTTTCCCACTGGTTTAATGCCGCAATAACTGGAGTGGTTGGTTCGCTTAACTGAATGTATTGAATGTTCACGGAGTGCTCCTTTCAAATGTCAGAGAAAAATTTATACCTTTGTTGAATCATTTTTAGGTAATTTCCAATACATATGTCCTATTGACAAGCTTAGTACTTTCATATTAAAAGGTTTTCATTGTTACGTGTTTTTTTAGGATTCATCTTATTCATTTTGATTGAATGACAATTATAAAATACTGATGATAAACCACTAGTTAATGTGAATAGAATTCACTCAACTTACTCTCACAAGGATAATTTTACCTTAACCCCGCGCTCGACACAATACGAAACGTCCTGAGAAAAATCTCCTAATAACAACCGACAGTAGAAATCCTTATTCCCGCAGAAAGTAACGAGTTAGCAGCAATTTTTTCAGGAGTACAAATATTTTTCCTATTTGCTATTTAATAATAGGACCAAAAAACCGATACTAATACAAGGTATACATTTTCTGTGTTAATACCCATTAATCATTAAGACAGCATAGAGGTGAACAATGAGTAGCGAAGCCGTAACACATATCTTAAATTCAACCACACAAGCCATAAAAACAGTCGTTCCTTTTGAAATTAGTATCGAAAAGCCCACACTATTTAAAGAGATAAATATCCATACTGAACTTGGGGTTATTGTCGGAATCACGGGCGATTTAAAAGGGACGCTTTATTTAACAACCTTAAAACAAACAAGTAATTTCATCGCGGAGAAAATGTATGGGATGTCATTGGACGGTGATATGTTGGTTTCTTTTCAAGGGGAGCTAGCAAACATGATTTCCGGAAATATGAGTCGAATCGTTTATGAAAAAGGGATTGAAATTGATATTACCCCTCCAACGATCGTTGAGGGAAAAGTAGTACCAGCAAAACATAAAATCGCGCTGGAGGTTAATGCCGTTGTCGGAGATTTTGGAAAAATGAAAATTGTGCTTGCCTTAAATGACTAAATAAAAAAGAGGAATCTCTAGAATCTTGAGATTCCTCTTTTTAGTGAGCACGCTAATGAAAACCCCTCTCTTACAGTAAGTCGTTCCATTTCCGAGGAGAAAATTCGAAGTAGCTTTATTAATAGCAGTTTTTTGGAAGGTTTAATAACATCCCTTTTATCATACAAAATCACAATTTGGTATCCAAATAAAGTAATTATTGAAACAAGAATGAATTTTCTGCAAGAGTAAATGGTTTTTTATGTTAAAATAGATGAAAGCTTATTCAACTGACGAGCAGGAATACTTAACAAGAATGAAAAAACAAAAAGTTCAAAAGGGAGATTGGAGATATGTTTGGTTTACTTAATCTTGGAAGCTTTGTGCTTGGACTAATAGCTTGGATACTTCCTATTGTTAATCTAACGAGAGATACAAAACCGGAAAATAAAAATTGGGTTGTTCTTTCAATTATAAGCATCAGTGCTTGCAGTACCTCATTATGTTTTCAGATTCTTTATACCTATCATAAGGTAACGGTTGAAGACTGGGCTGCTCTTATGGACACAATGTATGCTGTGGCGTTCGCTTCAGCAATTCTTCTCATCGTAACTATCGTATTAAATGCAATTACAATGATTGTATTTCGTCAGACAGCTAAGTAGGATATCAAAATTCTAGTTTATGAAAGGGTGTACTTAAAGTAACTGGTGCGATAGTTGAAGAAAAAGAACAACAATAATAATTAAAATACATTGTTAATTTCCATAAGTTGTTCGGATATTGTAGAGAGAAACTCAAAAAACATTTCAACTTACACTTGGTTTAACAATAAAAATCACATACCAATTGACAAGTAAAAACGCTCAGAGAAATTTTATTTCTTTGAGCGTTTTTTTTGTTGTATTATCTTCATTTAAAACATCCCAATAGTTGAACAAGTTAAGTTCCTTCCCCTAAATTTAATAACCAATTACGCAATTTTTCCTTCGGGTAGTATACTTTATTATTTATAATAATGTGCGGAATGTCTGTATGCTCTTGAATAAGAGACTTTGCATCTTCTTTTGAAATACCCATAAAATGATGAACATCATTTTCTTTTAACAGCTCGTGTTCATCATCCTCATTTAAAGAGTCAATAAGATTTTTTGCATTTGGGTTTTTGAAATTTTTCAGTCCATCTCCAATAAAGTATCCTGCGGCTGCAATTCCTGTGGCTATCAAAATAAAATCCCATTCCATTATTTTGCCCCCTAAATTTAACTGTTCATTTTATCCACGATTTAATACCAAGAATGGCTTTAATATTCCTTGCTTTAAGCAATCAACTTCATAATTTCAAAACTTATTTTAACATAAAATTAGAAATAACCTCTCTTCGATTTAAATAAATATCGAAATTAGCATGACATTTAACAACCCAAATACCAAGATGACAATAGTTCTTGTCAATATGTGAATTAAATTGTGATTTTGTATGATAATTTACTTATTAATATTCAATAAATGCTTATATATATGGAAAAAGAAGAGACCAGAACATCTACGATTTGGTCTGCTAATTAGTATGATATTTAGTATGTTTCTCCACAAAAACTGAACTACTTATAATTTTTAACAATGCCTTTAATATTATGGGAGATAGAAATTGTCATTGTACCTCCAAACCTTTTAACATAAGTCCCTAATTATTTTTATTCTCAGCAGCCGCAAATTTTGCTAGACTACTATTATCATTATTGAAAAAACGAATAAAGGTTGTGTCCTACATGGAGTGTTTAGGTTGTAAATTAGCGAATCAAAAAGAACTCATTCACCTTGTTTTTGAGGATGAATATGTCAGTTGTTTCTTAGACCACGAACCATTTAACGAAGGTCATGTATTGATTTTGCCAAAGCAACATATTTATGATGCAGAAGAGCTTGATGAATATACTTCAAAAGCTATAATGGATGCCTCTATCCTCCTATCCAAAGCTATTAAAAAAATTTGGAGTCCAGATGGAGTCACTATCTGCCAAAACGGTGGAATATTTAATGAATTAACGCATTATCATATGCATGTAGTACCGAGATATAAGCATCAATCATTCGCTAGCTTCTATGAAGAATCAGAAATTTGTATAGAGCCGGTTTCGAAGTTAATTGAGACTAAGATAATTCTATTAAATGCCATTCATGAAATTCTTGCTTAGATACTTTAGTGAAGTCTCCTATTGAATGGACCATCGAACGGGTTATTAAAAGAAATTGCTATTTAGAAGGTGTTCGCTAAGTAAAGTAGTTTCATTCTAAGGATGTACTCATGAGAAAAACCGTTCAACAGCTCAAAGCGTCCTTTCATTGAGGTGGCAATTGGAATAAACACCATAACTTTGCCTATACTTTTATTATTCATGATAAAAACGAAAGTTATATTTAAGGACGATATTGATTTTCAAAAAAAGAATGTCTTAGCAAAAGTTGAAACCGACTCAAATAATGGTCGAGGTAGTTTGTGGCCTCGACACAAAACCGAATGATTTAGCCTTTCATGCTGACTGAAATAACTTTTCACATTCTGAATATACTCCTTTGACACTTTTCTTGCCATCTGAGTTCAATCTATCATGTTCATTCCTTTTTCATTTGCGTAGGTCATAAATGCCCGCTACGCATCAGTTCAAAGGACGTTCAAAAGAAGGTTTAGAGCGATTAACTTCATCTACTCGTGTTCTTACAATTCGCTATTGTTCAACCACTACCTAGTCCGTAAACTTTTGCCGGTTTCTTGCCAAAAGAACAGAGAAATGTTCTTTACTGATGAATCGTTGTGATGATGCACCGAGGCGTTAACGAACTTTTCAACTATCCACCAAACGTTTCCCCTTTTCACAGTACAAGAAGGGTGTTGAATAAATGTTGATTGTCTGATCTAATATGAATCAGTTAGAAGACCTTATCTTCAAGATAATTCCATCTTTTCTCCCAAATTTCCATAAACACTTATGTTGATTAACATCCTTTTACTTGTATAATCCTTTTTCCATCGAGCGAGGATTTAAAAACTGAAACCAGTTAAGTCACACTCCCATAATGACGACAAGTAGAGCCATTCAAAATAATTCACTTTATATATGTGATTGTAAATTATCAGAAAATTACGGAGATGACTTTGGTTATGTTGCCGAAGAAGTTGTAAAAATCGACTTCTTTCTTTCAATCAGTTTTATGTACATTTCCCCGTTTAAAATTCCATATTATCTTTGCAATGACTAATTGCTCTGCTTCATCATTTTCAGAACCTTTTTTGTTTATGGTATATAATAGGGCTGATAATTGCAATAACTGTGAATGTGGATTGGTGATTAGTAATTAATCCAAAACTCTGTCCATTGGCAGATGAATCCCTAGATTAATAGACTATTATCGAAAAATAGGACACTCCAAACTACATGGAATGTCCTAACCTTATTGCACAATCGTCCCCGATTAATGAATAATTGAAATCGAGGTAAATTGTAAGAGGAGACTCGATTAAAGCTCCCGTTAGCCCAATAATCACTCCAATTTATATTCCATATTTTACAAGCAGAAAACTACTTATCCAAACTGCAATTGTAATTTTGGTTGTTAGATACATGGAAAATTCAAATGTTGATAGTTTTCTTTCTCGCTTCGTTTTTTTCATCTGTCTAACATAAAAAATGAACATAAAAGAAGTATTGCCATTGATAATCCGTATATGTTTTCCAAGATGTTAATCAATTGAATACTCTCCTCTGCCAGAGAAATAAAATGTCATACCCTCTTCAAAATTAGCCTCAGTTATTTAAATTTCACCTTTTACAAAAGGAGAAAATACAGAATACCACGACCAAAAAAACACTATCCAAAAAGTAAGAGAGCTAATTCGTGCATTCAGTAATAGACTTTTTTTTGACAATATATAAACTCTAAACAAGGTATATAAACAAAACAATATAAAAGTGAGACCAAAAACAACAACACCCAAATTACCTATATAAGAAATGCCAGAGCTTTCATATATCCTACTAAATACCTTTTCTGCAAGAACAAAACCAATAAACAAAAAGATTACTATTTCAACAAATGTAATGACGTACCCTTTCCAATGAACCAAAATATCATTCCCTTTCCCCTAGTGATTTTAAAAAAATGCGATAGTAATGGTTGAAATAACTGCCTCGTTAGTTTTTTCCATTTTCTTTTTTAGTATATCAGTGATTTTCTTTACTTCTCAATCTGACCCTTTCGTATTGAAAAAACTGCAATTATCTGTTCAGTTAGGATAATGTTCAATCGGAATATGTTTATAGTAGTCAAAAAAACATGGTTCTCTTTTGTAACATTTTACCTAAACAACCAATTTCACCCATAAAAACCAATTAAATTTAGTAAAAATACACCTATAAAAGTGACAGCTAATCCAGCAGTCATAGCAATACTAGTTGTTTTCCATTTCTTTGTATTAAACCAAACCGCAGTTGCTCCAACAACAGAAAAAATTAGGCCAAAAAAGATGGAGGCGTAGGGGGTAGTCGGCGCAATCCAATCATACCAATTAAGAAAATCCATTTTAACTTCTCCTTTCGTTTTGAGAGAAATATTTTTAAGCAAGCTAGATGCTACCTAAATAATTTTTCACGAATTAGTCCTTTCCTCCGCTCCATATTTATTATGGCTAGGAGAAAAAACTGATTGCTTTGTGGCCACTTTATTTACCCTTTCAATAATTATTTCGTCGCGCTATTACCAAATAAAAATTGAGTTCATTTTTCATTAATCTAGTGCTTAAATTATTTGTGAGAATGATTTTTTTCTATCCGTTAGTAGCATAGTTCAGAAAAACTGTGAATAATACAGGTTTACCATTTCATTTCCATAAAAA comes from the Bacillus sp. 2205SS5-2 genome and includes:
- a CDS encoding chemotaxis protein CheX, producing the protein MSSEAVTHILNSTTQAIKTVVPFEISIEKPTLFKEINIHTELGVIVGITGDLKGTLYLTTLKQTSNFIAEKMYGMSLDGDMLVSFQGELANMISGNMSRIVYEKGIEIDITPPTIVEGKVVPAKHKIALEVNAVVGDFGKMKIVLALND
- a CDS encoding TraB/GumN family protein, whose product is MSMENEKNITRIELDGKEFILIGTAHVSKQSAEQVKAVIEAEKPDSVCVELDEQRYQSIIDGDKWKNTDIFKVIKERKATLLLMNLVISSFQRRMAKQLGIQAGQEMIQGIESAKEVGADLVLADRNIQITFARIWSGVGLTGKAKLMMQLIYSIFSKETISEEELEKMKSQDMLDSMLNEFTETFPKLKTPLIDERDQYLSQKIKEAPGKKIVAVLGAAHVPGIKQEIKKKHDLTRLSERPKKSILPKVIGWGIPVIILAVITYTFLMNPSAGVQQTLSWVLWNGSFSAIGTAIALGHPLAILTAFVAAPITSLNPLIAAGWFAGFVQAYLRRPNVGDFETLADDVLTMKGLWGNKVTRILLIVVLANVGSSLGTFIGGADVVRLFLENL
- a CDS encoding cupin domain-containing protein, whose protein sequence is MEKVIIKEKLSMFTEHWSPKIVGEVNDAHVKLAKLHGEFVWHQHEQEDEMFLVIKGKLLIKFRDRDVWLNEGEFLIIPKGVEHLPVAEEEVHVLFVEPKSTLNTGEEVNERTVSELESI
- a CDS encoding DEAD/DEAH box helicase, whose product is MNIKINQKLIIDQCGTVSFKRGESYYKQGKVQIEETDTQHCKATVIGSDDFHVTVNLDSNEDLQTSCSCPKLASFDLDCQHVAAVLIALNSIQRKSNSNDLTEDFLTLFHPSGVRSSAHQRHFETREVLELELICSVHSMGGDRHLFGIDIKMNSTKVENIRDFLFNIKAGRIYKLSHEFLYNPKAHCFQSETEAILRKLMTVIQDEKLYMADHDDQNTLDSLPSTLLIPPSSWEELMNLLTKAPDVTLEMEGKSVQGLRISKEPIPLAFDFSERKNHGYTLKITGLNRMVLLTLYHLVYHDGALHLLKQEEFDRLSELKGMLEDSRMTEIRIPEEKMSFFLEKVAMDLKKIGKVTIAPSITTQFMKTPLVAKLYLDRVKNRLLAGLEFQYEHVLLNPLENRELPNGTMVVRDVEKEEKILSYMEESSFAKTEGGYFLHNEELEYDFLTYTVPKLQKLVGIYATTAVRNRIFRGNARPQIRVKVKRERTNWLEFKFEMDDIPEREIHQLLSALEEKRKYYRLRNGSLLSLETREVEEIQRFLLHPGIEKQSLANGLDLPMNQCLELLDTVDSSEGFALEESFRDFLNSIRDPGSLLFEVPQTIKPILRDYQIQGYQWMKTIAHYGFGGILADDMGLGKTLQSITFLQSILNDIRRDKKPALIVCPSSLTYNWRNEFAKFTPDIQVKVLDGNLTQRKSKQMESAQADVVITSYPIIRRDILWYEKQTFSAVFFDEAQAFKNPVTQTARAVKKIQATHRFALTGTPVENSIEELWSIFHVVFPQLFLGLKEYSQLTRRTIARRVRPFMLRRVKEDVLAELPQKQEYRENVELYPQQKKLYAAYLAKLRQDTLKHLDKDTLSKNRIKILAGITRLRQICCHPGLFVDGYQGGSSKLTQLMNVLEEAKNSGRRVLIFSQFTKMLGIIGRELATKGMPYFYLDGSTPSEERVELCHRYNVGERDVFLISLKAGGTGLNLPSADTVILFDTWWNPAVEEQAADRAHRMGQRNIVQVIKLIASGTIEEKMNELQEKKRHLIEELIDPDEKASSGLTEEDIKEILMIQ
- a CDS encoding HIT family protein → MECLGCKLANQKELIHLVFEDEYVSCFLDHEPFNEGHVLILPKQHIYDAEELDEYTSKAIMDASILLSKAIKKIWSPDGVTICQNGGIFNELTHYHMHVVPRYKHQSFASFYEESEICIEPVSKLIETKIILLNAIHEILA
- a CDS encoding DNA-binding protein, whose protein sequence is MEWDFILIATGIAAAGYFIGDGLKNFKNPNAKNLIDSLNEDDEHELLKENDVHHFMGISKEDAKSLIQEHTDIPHIIINNKVYYPKEKLRNWLLNLGEGT
- a CDS encoding GNAT family N-acetyltransferase; this encodes MNIQYIQLSEPTTPVIAALNQWENDSLLIPLTRPNQNKEELERRGLMNHEDLSKRLAHHQIFLIYLDDKLIGEMNYMIDPAHLFKKEPRTAWIGITIGEKEGRGKGIGFLALQYLEEQIKAQGLQRIELGVFEFNQQAQKLYQKLGYQEIGRINDFTYWQGKMWSDIRMDKYLAHDDS